The DNA sequence CGCCATTTCTGATGACGGTTCTTAGGTCGCGGGAGATTGCCCCGCCCAAAACGACGCCGCAGGGCCCCAAAACGCGGCCCAAATCAGACCCATCCACGCCAGCCGAAACCCCCGAGTCCgttactactactactactacccCTCCGCCTCTTAATTCCACCCCTTcctcccaatcccaatcccaaaaccctaattccaatcCCAATCCGAAGGCCACCGATTCGGGCTCTGCCACCGGATTATTGCGGCGGCGCAGTCTCCGTCTCGCTTCGAAAACTCCCGAGGGTTCCGCCAAGAGGAATACCCAAATTGACGAAGtgggttttgatttgtttggaGAGAGGgttacggtcatgggagttgaGAAACGGGCTGAGGAGTTGAAATTGGGTTCTGGGTTAGACCCGGTGACCCGATTGAGTGGGAAAGGTTCGGGCTTTGGAGAGGAGGAGAAGGTTGGAGTTGATGAGGGTTTGACTGAATTAGGGCTTAGTTCTGATTTGGGAGTTTTGGGGGGTAATagtgaggagaagaagaagaggaagttgGACATTGATATCAATTTACCGGCTTGGGAATGTGAAGAGGAAGATGGAGGAAGTAAACCTTTTTTGAGCTTGCGATCGGGGAAGAGAGTTGCTAAGCCAGGAGTGGATGGTGTTGGTAATGGGGAATGGGTAATTGATTTGAGTGCTGATAAGAGTGGTGGTGTGAAGAGCAAAGGTGAATgtggaagaggagagagagggaaggGGAAGTTGGGTGAGAATAGTATTTATGTGGTGGTATTGGATTCGGATGAGGAAGTTGAGAGGTCCGGTGAGAATGTGTTTCAGAGTGATCTTCCGAGTGGGGGGAGTTCTACAGGGAAGAGGAAGTTGAGTGATGCAATTGAAATTGTTGTTGAAGATTCGGAGGATGAAATGAGTTCCGGTGAGAATGGTGTAAATGAGGGCAGAAGGAAGTACAGCAGACAAGAAAAAGGGAAGGAGAAGTTGGTTGGAGGAGCTTTGTTATCGAATGATGATGACAAAGTGGAATTGGGTTTGGGATTAGAAGTGTTGAGTTCATTGCACAATGTGGTTCCTAGTCCTACTCAGATAAGGGAGAATGAAGCATTGCAAGATGAAATGCAGGCTAGGAACAGTAAtagaagagagaatggaagagacaGGAATCAATACATGGAACGGTTTCGGGACATAGCCAGGCAAAATGCTTCTCGTTTTGCTCGTTTTGATCCTcgagaggaagaggagaatgatatgCCTCCTCAGGTTGATGTGGAACAAGATGTCGAAGATTGGCCTGGTCCCTTTTCTACTGCTATGAGGATTATGAGAGATGGAGCAGAAAAGAATATGCAAGAGCAGAGGGCCTATACAGGCAAGACAAAACCTGCATTGGTGAACTGGGTTCCCAAGTGTCAGGAACAGGATCGTGCAATATCAAAGAATTTGATCCCCTCATTGCAAGAGTTGTGTTTGTCTGTTCTTGCTATGAATGCCGATGCAATAGTTTCACTTGAGAGTGTACCAGATGCTTTGAGGCACCAACTCAGTCATCTGCTCTGTGATTCTAGAAGAATGAATACTCATTTTTTCGAACTTCTTGTTCAAGGATCACCAACAGAGGTTCGCTTAAGGGATTGCTCATGGTTGACAGAGGAAGAGTTCACAAAATCTTTTCAGCAGTGCGACATTAGCAACT is a window from the Rosa chinensis cultivar Old Blush chromosome 2, RchiOBHm-V2, whole genome shotgun sequence genome containing:
- the LOC112190206 gene encoding uncharacterized protein LOC112190206, with product MTVLRSREIAPPKTTPQGPKTRPKSDPSTPAETPESVTTTTTTPPPLNSTPSSQSQSQNPNSNPNPKATDSGSATGLLRRRSLRLASKTPEGSAKRNTQIDEVGFDLFGERVTVMGVEKRAEELKLGSGLDPVTRLSGKGSGFGEEEKVGVDEGLTELGLSSDLGVLGGNSEEKKKRKLDIDINLPAWECEEEDGGSKPFLSLRSGKRVAKPGVDGVGNGEWVIDLSADKSGGVKSKGECGRGERGKGKLGENSIYVVVLDSDEEVERSGENVFQSDLPSGGSSTGKRKLSDAIEIVVEDSEDEMSSGENGVNEGRRKYSRQEKGKEKLVGGALLSNDDDKVELGLGLEVLSSLHNVVPSPTQIRENEALQDEMQARNSNRRENGRDRNQYMERFRDIARQNASRFARFDPREEEENDMPPQVDVEQDVEDWPGPFSTAMRIMRDGAEKNMQEQRAYTGKTKPALVNWVPKCQEQDRAISKNLIPSLQELCLSVLAMNADAIVSLESVPDALRHQLSHLLCDSRRMNTHFFELLVQGSPTEVRLRDCSWLTEEEFTKSFQQCDISNLTVLQLDQCGRCLPDYILNSTLARSSNCLPVLTSLSLSGACRLSDVGLGALVSSAPALRSLNLSQCSLLTSSSIDTLANSLGSVLRELYLNDCQSINAMLILPALEKFEHLEVLWLPGIENVCDDFIKKFITARGHNLKELILTNCINLTDSSVKVIAETCSGLCALDLVDLHKLTDSSLGYLANGCRAIQTLKFRQNSFSDEAIAAFLETSGECLKELSLNNIKKVGDNTAISLARHSRSLHSLDLSWCRNLTDEALGLIVDSCLSLKMLKLFGCTQITDLFLCGHSNPEVKIIGVKMTPILKDVKVPDPAAGPLHYSSISST